One region of Tamandua tetradactyla isolate mTamTet1 chromosome 6, mTamTet1.pri, whole genome shotgun sequence genomic DNA includes:
- the LOC143688250 gene encoding uncharacterized protein LOC143688250 isoform X1 yields the protein MQCFLEPSGAAAEVLIFPKAMTLLLPSRRTPLQGLLCLKAEGPCLPCRWWKLWRSCPSEKCPDGACCGTGVVSTSSCYRCSFSSTAYEPVCAANSCAHTHCFRKPRESSSCCPSPL from the exons ATGCAGTGTTTTCTCG AACCTTCTGGGGCCGCAGCTGAAGTGCTGATCTTCCCAAAGGCAATGACACTTCTTCTGCCATCTCGCAGGACACCTCTCCAG GGGCTGTTGTGTCTGAAGGCTGAAGGCCCTTGCCTGCCTTGTAGATGGTGGAAATTATGGAGATCGTGCCCATCAGAAAAGTGCCCAGACGGTGCCTGCTGTGGCACAGGCGTGGTCTCCACAAGCAGTTGTTATCGCTGCTCATTCAGCAGCACG GCTTATGAGCCCGTGTGTGCTGCCAACAGCTGTGCCCACACCCATTGTTTCAGAAAGCCAAGAGAATCAAGTTCATG ctgCCCTTCCCCTCTGTAA
- the LOC143688250 gene encoding uncharacterized protein LOC143688250 isoform X2, giving the protein MLKCPSKQGPRQLQGSSYPREATVFLKLLAVGALGLILLTHMDLILSDLAEPVPGEQNSQGGSQLHIRHLANQSPGSQKETGKRRHQRL; this is encoded by the exons ATGCTGAAATGTCCTTCCAAACAGGGACCCAGACAGCTGCAAGGCTCCAGTTACCCGAGAG AGGCTACTGTTTTCCTGAAGTTG CTGGCCGTTGGAGCTTTGGGACTAATCTTGTTAACCCACATGGACCTGATCTTGAGTGAT CTTGCAGAGCCAGTGCCAGGGGAGCAGAATTCTCAGGGTGGGTCTCAGCTGCACATCAGACATCTTGCTAACCA GAGCCCAGGCTCACAGAAAGAAACTGGAAAGAGACGTCACCAGAGGCTATAA